A genome region from Lentimicrobiaceae bacterium includes the following:
- a CDS encoding cob(I)yrinic acid a,c-diamide adenosyltransferase has translation MSGKVYTKGGDKGKTSLIGGNRVLKSDIRVETYGNIDELKSFVGHLHDQTKDKEIKTQLYKIQVLLFNAESLIAAQPEYKHADKLTPITDTDIKGIEEQIDFMQEKLPALKSFILPCGDPLISLSHICRTVCRRAERSAVRLAQTSEVNENVLMLLNRLSDYFFVLARYFAFINGVKDIELKS, from the coding sequence ATGAGCGGTAAAGTATATACAAAAGGTGGCGATAAAGGAAAAACATCGTTGATAGGTGGAAACCGAGTTTTGAAATCGGATATTAGAGTTGAAACATACGGCAATATCGACGAGCTTAAATCATTTGTCGGACACTTGCACGATCAGACAAAAGATAAAGAAATAAAAACACAATTATATAAAATTCAAGTGCTTTTGTTTAATGCCGAATCGTTAATTGCAGCACAACCCGAATATAAACATGCTGACAAGCTAACACCTATTACCGATACAGATATTAAAGGTATAGAAGAGCAGATTGATTTTATGCAAGAAAAACTTCCCGCTTTAAAAAGTTTTATACTTCCTTGTGGCGATCCTTTAATTTCGCTATCGCATATATGCCGTACCGTATGCCGTAGAGCCGAAAGGTCAGCCGTAAGACTTGCTCAAACTTCGGAAGTCAACGAAAATGTTTTGATGCTGCTAAACAGGTTATCCGACTATTTTTTTGTTTTAGCTCGCTACTTTGCTTTTATCAACGGAGTTAAAGATATTGAGTTGAAATCTTAG